From a single Mobula birostris isolate sMobBir1 chromosome 13, sMobBir1.hap1, whole genome shotgun sequence genomic region:
- the LOC140206863 gene encoding uncharacterized protein, which produces MAHQQVHTRERPFTCSDCGRGFTLSSHLLTHQRVHTGEKLFTCSVCGRGFTQSSHLLAHQSVHTGEWPFTCPECGKGFTRLSHLQIHQRGHTGEKPFTCSECGKGFTRSSILQSHQRVHTGEKPFTCSVCGKGFTRSSNLQSHQQIHTGEKPFACSVCGKGFTLSSTLQSHQQVHTGERLFTCSECGRGFTQSSHLHIHQRGHTGEKPFTCSDCGKGFTRSSILQRHQRVHTGEKPFTCSVCGKGFTWSSTLQSHQQIHTGKKPFTCSVCGKGFTLSSILQSHQRVHTGEKPFTCSVCGKGFTRSSDLQNHQRVHTGEKLFTCSVCGKGFVLSSTLQSHQRVHTGERLFTCSDCGKGFARSSHLLAHQSVHTGEWSFTCSECGKGFTWSSGLLKHQRVHNGEKPFTCSECGKRFTQSSNLQRHQQVHTGEKLFTCLECGKGFTESSQLLAHQSVHNGKRPLL; this is translated from the coding sequence atggcacaccagcaagttcatactagggagcggccattcacctgctcggactgtgggaggggattcactttgtcatctcacttactgacacaccagcgagttcacactggggagaagctgttcacctgctcagtctgtgggagaggattcactcagtcatcccacttactggcacaccagtcagttcacaccggggagtggccattcacctgtccagaatgtgggaagggattcactcggttatcccacctacagattcatcagcgaggtcacactggggagaagccattcacctgctcagaatgtgggaagggattcactcggtcatccatcctacagagtcatcagcgagttcacactggggagaagccgttcacctgctcagtctgtgggaagggattcactcggtcatccaacctacagagtcaccagcaaattcacactggggagaagccatttgcctgctcagtctgtgggaagggatttacactgtcatccaccctacagagtcatcagcaagttcacactggggagaggctgttcacctgctctgaatgtgggaggggattcactcagtcatcccacctacataTTCATCAGCGaggtcacactggggagaagccgttcacctgctcggactgtgggaagggattcactcggtcatccatcctacagagacaccagcgagttcacactggggagaagccattcacctgctcagtctgtgggaagggattcacttggtcatccaccctacagagtcaccagcaaattcacactgggaagaagccgttcacctgctcagtctgtgggaagggatttacactGTCATCcatcctacagagtcatcagcgagttcacactggggagaagccgttcacctgctcagtctgtgggaagggattcactcggtcatccgacctacagaatcaccagcgagttcacactggagagaagctgttcacctgctcagtctgtgggaagggatttgtactgtcatccaccctacagagtcatcagcgagttcacacaggggagaggctgttcacctgctcagactgtgggaagggattcgctcggtcatcccacctactggcacaccagtcagttcacactggggagtggtcgttcacctgctcagaatgtgggaagggatttacttggTCATCTGGTCTCTtgaaacaccagcgagttcacaatggggagaagccattcacctgctcagaatgtgggaagagattcactcagtcatccaacctacagagacatcagcaagttcacactggggagaaactgttcacctgcttagaatgtgggaagggattcactgaatcatcccaactactggcacaccagtcagttcacaatgggaAGAGGCCGTTGTTATGA